CATCTTAAATAATTGCTTTTTTCAAAAGGATCAGGGATTTTTCAATGTTTTTAGGTACGATCTTGGTTTCCGCATAATTAGTATAAAAATTATAGATACCTCTTGCCGGGAAATATACGGAATTAATTCCAGTTGCATATTTGGAAAATCTTTTTTGGGGCAGCAGAGATAATTTATTTTCCAGATTCTGATACCAGGAAGGAGCATCTTTTTTTAATTTTGATTCAAAAACAATAGCATTAAGAGTTTTCTGTTTGGAAGGTTCAGGATATGGTCTGTGAGCGATATTTTTATCGACAGTGATACGGATATTTTTTTGTTTGTTCTGGAAAGCAGCCCGTTCATAAGTTGTGATCAACTTCGGTTTTAAATCATTGAGTTTGATGAGTTTCTTCATTAGTTTATAGGTCTTCTTTAATCCTTTCGTATTTTCGTTCAGTTTCTTGATCTCATCAAAAATATCTTCCCCTTCGACAAAAGGTGTGATCAGGTTTCTGGGAAATAGAAATCTTTTTTTAAAACAGACGGA
This sequence is a window from Candidatus Cloacimonadota bacterium. Protein-coding genes within it:
- a CDS encoding VTC domain-containing protein, yielding MSKKTTAFKRVENKFVVLEYTFDDILKTLVRYIPLDIFNENAPYTNIKTIYMEDEKFTIFQEYLSKRRFRFKIRFRNYGYNGTFNEDDFWAELKVKYRSVCFKKRFLFPRNLITPFVEGEDIFDEIKKLNENTKGLKKTYKLMKKLIKLNDLKPKLITTYERAAFQNKQKNIRITVDKNIAHRPYPEPSKQKTLNAIVFESKLKKDAPSWYQNLENKLSLLPQKRFSKYATGINSVYFPARGIYNFYTNYAETKIVPKNIEKSLILLKKAII